The following coding sequences lie in one Chanos chanos chromosome 4, fChaCha1.1, whole genome shotgun sequence genomic window:
- the LOC115810520 gene encoding dual specificity phosphatase DUPD1-like codes for MKSSKTNIKNAYTPVQSDPNSDYVTPGAFDLEKLFWTGAGAQYTHVNEVWPRVLIGDEKAALERHNLEKMGVTHILNAAEGKWNSVATGPDYYRDMNIVYYGVEAEDVPTFNLSEFFYPTAQFIDQALSKPENKLLVHCVMGRSRSATLFLAYLMIYEKMTVVDAIEHVKAQRCILPNRGFLKQLRSLDIQLQEQRLTARPEEKALSEQTREST; via the exons atgaaatcaagtaagacaaacattaaaaatgctTACACTCCAGTTCAGAGTGACCCAAACAGTGATTATGTCACACCTGGGGCGTTTGACCTCGAAAAGCTCTTCTGGACGGGCGCGGGAGCACAGTACACACATGTTAATGAAGTGTGGCCAAGGGTCCTCATTGGAGATGA GAAGGCAGCCCTGGAGCGCCACAACCTGGAGAAGATGGGAGTGACGCACATTCTAAACGCTGCGGAGGGAAAATGGAACAGCGTTGCCACGGGGCCGGATTATTACCGGGACATGAACATTGTTTACTATGGAGTAGAGGCAGAGGATGTTCCTACCTTCAACCTCTCAGAGTTTTTCTACCCGACAGCTCAGTTTATTGACCAAGCACTCAGCAAACCAGAGA acaaACTCTTGGTGCACTGTGTCATGGGGCGAAGCCGATCTGCGACTCTGTTTCTGGCttatttaatgatttatgaGAAAATGACTGTTGTTGATGCCATAGAACATGTGAAGGCCCAGAGATGCATTCTTCCAAACAGAGGGTTTTTGAAACAGCTGAGGAGCCTGGACATCCAGCTGCAGGAACAGCGGCTCACAGCCAGACCTGAAGAGAAGGCCCTCAGTGAACAAACACGGGAGTCCACATAG
- the kat6b gene encoding histone acetyltransferase KAT6B, whose product MVKLANPLYTEWILEAVQKIKRQKQRPSEERICHAVSTSHGLDKDSVLQQLDLAVKDGSILKVTSKGCASYKDPDNPGRIAPVRPGGLLSPGAGCVLPAGDLRHVDWNRVLRRAIEGLAVPAGSSLRNIERFLRRQSDLVNVVANPKFQQRLRLAAKRAVNTGRLLKDGPLYRVSNGQMGGRESIRSAGPFTLDLPPVTLLPHEKDQPRADPIPICSFCLGTKESNRDKRPEELLSCADCGSSGHPSCLKFSADLTLNVKALRWQCIECKTCSSCQIQGKNADEMLFCDSCDRGFHMECCDPPLSRMPKGLWICQVCRPKEQGEKVSLHRTAAQIKQRYAKPGRPRKTLTRPVMYEDSSDTQAFPLSLRALPCHVRDQRSPSSSNVPLPENRSPVDPLTSTPTSLSSLPRLPPFNKKTKGLIDGLSKFFTPSPIGRRLRGESSDSPEQRRPRKRKYRKRICDPNPGLATPGTGQRLTAPSRALTTSSPSPGPSRPSPNPRLSPSPPSAHSPQSSSSQSSVRSLSSLPGSNQLKGLFDGLSHIYSTQGQSRIKGLPSYAPPRRARRGRDPSFAPRAPLQLHGNATAKGFNSKLVSFSSSSPSGWVPKRGRPFKTSHHFKRPPFLKKHRFLGSYKVKVSNHKGNPTLGKHNSALGVEPDQKHAFSTAKGPKRECEKPVALADDVVTEEDMKIFRQVQELSIQETGVGGEADGGQRPVVIEFGRFEIQAWYSSPYPPEYSRLSKLYLCEFCLKYMKTRNILQRHSEKCGWFHPPANEIYRKENLSVFEVDGNVSRIYCQNLCLLAKLFLDHKTLYYDVEPFLFYILTQNDEKGCHLVGYFSKEKLCQQKYNVSCIMIMPQYQRQGFGRFLIDFSYLLSRREGQAGSPEKPLSDLGRLSYIAYWKSVILEYLHRHPDKTVSIRGMSRATGMCPHDIATALQQLSMIDVQDGRYRIIRRNQLIQRHMERLRTKPRQYEVDPEYLRWSPVLPVCTSQSHDTEDKDCTASSSKDEPVKLYTEMASNRRPPRTKSQTYSRSLDPFPPAGVEQNVDDSEDSSTDEEEEDDDSLKPQGLKRKRAPSLRRKRARRRQRINSSVTTETISERTEVLDEPFENSDVESPLPRVARSHRIVDSEDEEMMKTLGQKEKGHRENNQSDRHRDQERAQDALKKDNPRPVRRKKGWPKGVKRGPPKWRLKRERKLGFKLNLYTPPETPMVSVEQELEEECVKSPVLDQEDSESSKEREAADHGLDTLPPEACSPEHCITLEDKPPNKPDHEEDSNPSQEMTPDPTEHSHDSPEGSTEQQKPLQSEERACRAGMVEREDEEEDEEEPQPVRVDDHDADDEDDGHAESSEQKKEDGGLAPEKAPPDPSEQTVNLSNNVEEQSPEDAPLHCVGDTGSDRGLASVDVHPNTMDSDHQPDSESDEEDNNQHSDQKDMGPLTPSMKEDHGICPEIDMETAQAVQSLTQETEQDRHFQDCVETQEACRSLQRYVQVDQSPQMTPMDECQQSDHSSPLSSAHSHPSQSVRSVSSPAVSILENSYTQISPDQGAISVHSLHNNMETSPMMDVPSVSDHSQQVVDSGFSDLGSIESTTENYENPSSYDSTLGGSICGTGAGAGTSSQSSCSYGNISSGSGHGQSSCAVSQQMAGPVVNSTAVCSMLQQNSMSSPQGCGVKSPQGCVSDRQANHGHHHNHHQHHTHQHQHHQHQQPLSHCSMSASFPPSMQLPDIPESSNPSTNLGLYERMGQGEYGGGHYPHSSATFSLAKLQQLTNTLMDPHSLPFSHSASHPITSYASNSGSLSSQLGPHNPTLVSLSQPPHSVTGGGPQTQATMTPPPNMTPPPVMLQRNMATSNMSLPPSQRLQTQLAPKNHHHSVSMCSKSASLPPHHHQQQIYSRTAQTVAMQGPARTLAMPTRMNMGVNLMPAPTYNVNSVNMAPLNAMNTYRVTQPMMNSSYHGNPAYMNQTPQYSMQMGMMGSQPYPQQPMQAPPHGNMMYSPAGHHGYVNTGMSKQPINGPYMRR is encoded by the exons ATGGTGAAACTGGCCAATCCCTTGTACACAGAGTGGATTCTTGAGGCTGTTCAGAAGATCAAGCGGCAGAAGCAGCGACCCTCGGAAGAGCGGATATGCCACGCCGTGTCCACGTCTCACGGACTGGACAAGGACAGTGTTCTGCAGCAGCTGGATCTGGCTGTGAAAGATGGATCCATTCTTAAGGTCACTAGCAAAGGATGTGCTTCGTACAAAGACCCAGATAACCCTGGGCGGATCGCGCCGGTCAGGCCGGGAGGGCTTTTGTCCCCGGGGGCGGGATGTGTGTTGCCGGCCGGAGACCTCCGGCATGTGGACTGGAATAGGGTGCTGAGGCGGGCTATCGAGGGTCTCGCCGTTCCTGCTGGTTCTTCTCTGAGAAACATTGAGCGTTTCCTGAGGCGTCAGAGTGACCTGGTTAACGTTGTAGCGAACCCAAAATTCCAGCAGAGGCTGAGACTGGCAGCCAAACGGGCAGTGAATACCGGAAGGCTGCTGAAGGATGGGCCACTGTACCGGGTCAGTAACGGACAAATGGGAGGAAGGGAGTCCATAAGGAGTGCAGGGCCTTTTACCCTTGACCTTCCACCTGTAACACTTCTCCCACACGAGAAAGATCAG CCGCGTGCTGACCCCATACCAATATGCAGCTTCTGTCTGGGCACGAAGGAATCCAACCGGGACAAGAGGCCAGAGGAGCTGCTGTCCTGCGCAGACTGCGGGAGCAGTG GCCATCCATCGTGTCTGAAATTCTCTGCTGATTTGACTCTGAATGTCAAAGCTCTTCGATGGCAGTGCATTGAATGCAAAACGTGCAGTTCCTGTCAAATTCAAGGCAAAAATGCT gATGAGATGCTGTTCTGTGACTCGTGTGACCGTGGCTTTCACATGGAGTGTTGTGACCCACCCCTCTCCAGAATGCCAAAAG GATTGTGGATCTGCCAAGTATGTAGGCCAAAGGAGCAGGGGGAGAAAGTATCGTTACACAGAACAGCAGCCCAGATCAAACAACGCTACGCAAAGCCAGGAAGGCCCAGGAAAACTCTCACACGTCCAGTAATGTACGAAGACTCCTCTGATACACAGGCTTTCCCTCTGAGTCTCAGGGCATTGCCCTGTCAT GTACGTGATCAGAGAAGCCCCTCTTCGTCTAACGTGCCCCTCCCAGAAAACAGGAGCCCCGTCGACCCCCTCACCTCtacccccacctctctctcatccctccccAGGCTGCCCCCCTTCAACAAGAAAACCAAAGGCCTCATTGACGGGCTCTCAAAGTTTTTTACGCCGTCTCCCATTGGCCGGCGGCTCCGTGGTGAATCGTCAGATTCCCCGGAGCAGCGCAGGCCGAGGAAAAGGAAGTACAGGAAACGGATCTGCGACCCTAATCCTGGTTTGGCCACACCGGGTACTGGCCAAAGGCTAACGGCCCCGTCCCGTGCGCTTACGACCTCCTCCCCTTCACCGGGACCCAGCCGCCCTTCGCCGAACCCCAGACTCTCACCATCGCCGCCTTCTGCTCATTCCCCGCAGAGCTCGTCGTCCCAGTCCAGCGTCCGCTCGCTCAGCAGCCTGCCCGGCAGTAACCAGCTGAAGGGCTTGTTTGACGGACTCTCTCACATCTACTCTACTCAGGGACAGTCGCGAATAAAGGGACTCCCCAGCTATGCACCGCCGAGGCGGGCACGACGCGGCCGGGACCCCTCCTTTGCACCCAGAGCACCCCTGCAGCTCCACGGCAATGCCACGGCCAAGGGGTTCAATAGCAAGCTGGTGTCTTTCTCCAGTTCGTCACCATCAGGTTGGGTCCCCAAGAGAGGTCGGCCCTTCAAGACCTCCCACCATTTCAAACGACCTCCCTTCTTGAAAAAGCACAGGTTTCTGGGTAGTTATAAGGTCAAGGTGTCCAACCACAAGGGGAACCCCACACTGGGGAAACACAACTCAGCGCTCGGAGTTGAGCCTGATCAGAAACATG CCTTCAGCACGGCGAAAGGTCCGAAGAGAGAGTGCGAAAAACCTGTGGCTCTAGCTGATGACGTTGTAACAGAAGAAGATATGAAGATCTTCAGACAAGTCCAGGAGCTCTCGATACAG GAAACGGGTGTTGGTGGTGAGGCTGATGGAGGACAGCGCCCTGTAGTGATTGAGTTTGGCAGGTTTGAGATCCAGGCATGGTACTCTTCACCTTACCCTCCAGAGTACTCAAG GTTGTCGAAGCTTTACCTGTGTGAGTTCTGTCTAAAATATATGAAAACCCGGAACATTCTGCAGAGACACTCGGAGAAATGTGGATGGTTTCACCCCCCGGCTAATGAgatttacagaaaagaaaacctctctgtctttgag GTTGATGGAAATGTAAGTCGAATATACTGCCAAAACCTCTGCTTGCTGGCCAAACTTTTCCTGGACCACAAGACGCTTTACTACGATGTGGAGCCTTTTCTTTTCTACATCCTCACCCAGAATGATGAAAAAGGCTGTCATCTTGTTGGCTACTTCTCAAAG GAAAAGCTGTGTCAGCAGAAGTACAATGTCTCCTGCATCATGATTATGCCTCAGTACCAAAGGCAAGGATTTGGCCGCTTCCTCATTGATTTca GTTACCTGCTGTCCCGACGGGAGGGCCAGGCTGGCTCCCCAGAGAAGCCGCTGTCAGATCTGGGTCGTCTGTCGTACATTGCTTATTGGAAGAGTGTCATTCTGGAATACCTGCACAGGCACCCGGACAAGACCGTCAGCATCCGCGGCATGAGCCGTGCCACGGGCATGTGTCCACACGACATTGCCACTGCTCTCCAGCAGCTCAGCATGATTGATGTGCAGGACGGCAG GTATCGGATTATACGTAGGAACCAGCTGATCCAGAGACACATGGAGAGGCTGAGAACGAAGCCTCGCCAGTATGAGGTTGACCCAGAGTACCTGCGCTGGTCTCCTGTGCTGCCTGTCTGCACCAGTCAGTCCCATGATACTGAG GATAAAGACTGCACTGCCTCATCCAGTAAAGATGAACCTGTGAAGTTGTACACAGAGATGGCCTCTAACAGGAGACCTCCACGAACTAAGAGTCAGACGTATAGCAGGTCTCTCGACCCTTTCCCTCCTGCTGGTGTGGAGCAGAACGTAGATGACAGCGAAGACAGCAGcactgatgaagaggaggaggatgacgaTTCACTCAAACCCCAGGGACTCAAACGAAAG AGAGCGCCTTCCCTACGACGGAAGAGAGCCCGGAGAAGACAACGCATCAACAGCAGCGTAACCACAGAGACAAtctcagagaggacagaggtgcTGGATGAACCTTTTGAGAATTCTGATGTTGAGAGCCCTTTGCCACGGGTAGCACGCTCACACAGGATTGTGgacagtgaggatgaggagatgatgaagactcttggacagaaagaaaaggggcATAGAGAAAACAATCAGTCAGATCGTCACAGGGATCAAGAGAGAGCACAAG ATGCACTGAAAAAAGACAATCCTCGGCCAGTCAGGCGAAAGAAAGGTTGGCCCAAAGGGGTGAAGCGTGGACCTCCAAAATGgagactgaagagagagaggaagctgGGCTTTAAACTCAATCTCTACACACCACCAGAGACTCCCATGGTCAGTGTAGAGCAGGAGCTAGAAGAGGAGTGTGTTAAGAGCCCTGTCTTGGACCAGGAGGATAGTGAGTCCTCTAAAGAGCGCGAGGCTGCAGATCATGGGCTTGACACTCTGCCCCCTGAGGCCTGTAGCCCTGAGCACTGCATTACACTGGAGGACAAGCCTCCAAACAAACCTGACCATGAAGAAGATTCAAATCCCAGTCAGGAAATGACACCTGATCCCACAGAACACAGCCACGATTCCCCTGAGGGCTCCACCGAACAGCAGAAACCACTGCAGTCAGAGGAGCGAGCATGCAGAGCTGGGATGGTGGAACGggaggacgaagaggaggatgaggaggaaccTCAGCCTGTGCGTGTGGACGATCATGATGCAGATGATGAAGACGACGGTCATGCGGAATCCTCTGAACAGAAGAAAGAGGATGGTGGATTGGCTCCAGAGAAAGCGCCTCCTGATCCCTCTGAGCAGACAGTAAACCTCAGCAATAATGTGGAGGAGCAGAGTCCTGAGGATGCTCCTCTACACTGCGTTGGAGACACTGGATCAGACAGAGGCCTTGCTAGTGTGGATGTCCATCCTAACACCATGGACTCTGACCATCAGCCTGATTCTGAATCAGATGAGGAGGACAACAATCAGCACTCTGACCAAAAGGACATGGGTCCCTTGACTCCATCCATGAAAGAGGACCATGGGATTTGCCCTGAGATTGATATGGAGACTGCACAGGCAGTTCAGTCCCTCACACAGGAGACTGAGCAGGACAGGCACTTCCAGGACTGTGTGGAGACTCAGGAGGCCTGCCGCAGCCTGCAGAGGTATGTCCAAGTTGACCAAAGTCCTCAAATGACCCCAATGGATGAGTGCCAGCAGTCAGACCACAGCAGCCCACTGTCCTCTGCCCACTCCCACCCAAGCCAGTCTGTGCGGTCTGTCAGTAGTCCTGCCGTCTCCATCCTGGAGAACAGCTACACACAGATCAGCCCGGATCAGGGCGCCATCTCTGTTCACTCACTCCACAACAACATGGAGACCAGTCCCATGATGGATGTTCCCTCGGTCTCTGATCATTCCCAACAGGTGGTGGACAGTGGTTTCAGTGACCTGGGGAGTATTGAAAGCACCACAGAGAACTATGAAAACCCCAGCAGCTATGACTCCACGCTGGGCGGCAGCATTTGCGGCACGGGAGCTGGTGCAGGCACCTCCTCTCAGAGCAGCTGTTCCTATGGCAACATCTCTTCCGGCAGCGGGCACGGGCAGAGCAGCTGTGCGGTGTCCCAGCAGATGGCCGGGCCTGTGGTGAACAGCACTGCCGTCTGCAGCATGCTCCAGCAGAACAGCATGAGTTCCCCACAGGGATGTGGAGTTAAGTCCCCACAAGGCTGTGTCAGTGACAGGCAGGCCAATCATGGACACCACCACAACCATCACcagcaccacacacatcaacaccaacaccatcagcACCAGCAGCCACTATCTCACTGCTCCATGTCGGCAAGCTTCCCCCCGTCCATGCAGCTGCCCGACATCCCAGAGTCCAGTAACCCCTCCACCAACCTGGGACTGTATGAGAGAATGGGGCAGGGCGAGTATGGGGGAGGACACTATCCACATTCTTCAGCTACATTTAGCCTAGCCAAGCTCCAACAGCTAACCAACACACTTATGGACCCTCATTCTCTTCCCTTCAGCCACTCTGCGTCTCACCCAATCACATCCTATGCAAGTAACTCTGGCTCACTATCCTCACAGCTTGGTCCTCACAACCCCACTCTGGTGTCTCTGTCCCAACCTCCACATTCAGTCACAGGTGGAGGTCCTCAGACCCAGGCCACCATGACTCCACCGCCTAACATGACTCCTCCACCCGTGATGCTGCAGCGCAACATGGCTACATCAAACATGAGCCTTCCTCCTTCCCAGAGACTACAGACACAACTGGCTCCCAAAAACCACCACCACTCTGTCTCCATGTGCTCCAAATCAGCATCACTGCCTCCTCATCACCACCAGCAGCAGATCTACAGCCGCACAGCCCAGACTGTGGCCATGCAGGGCCCGGCCAGGACGCTGGCCATGCCGACACGCATGAACATGGGTGTAAACCTCATGCCTGCTCCCACCTATAACGTCAACTCTGTGAACATGGCTCCTCTTAACGCCATGAACACATACAGGGTCACGCAGCCCATGATGAACAGCAGTTACCACGGCAACCCTGCTTACATGAACCAGACTCCACAGTACTCTATGCAGATGGGCATGATGGGATCCCAGCCGTATCCACAGCAACCCATGCAGGCTCCTCCCCATGGCAATATGATGTACAGTCCAGCAGGTCACCATGGTTACGTGAACACTGGCATGTCAAAGCAGCCTATCAATGGGCCTTATATGAGACGATGA